The Prunus persica cultivar Lovell chromosome G8, Prunus_persica_NCBIv2, whole genome shotgun sequence genome includes a region encoding these proteins:
- the LOC18766911 gene encoding TMV resistance protein N isoform X1, whose amino-acid sequence MALSSQRAFTSATAVCSWKYEVFLSFRGEDTRRGFTDYLYKQLDWRGIRTFRDDPDLQRGADINPELLTAIEQSRFAIIVLSTNYASSSWCLRELTHIVQSMKEKERIFPIFYDVDPSDVRHQRGSFGTALVNHERNCGEDREEVLEWRNALKKVANLAGWNSKDYRYDTELITKIVDAVWDKVHHTFSLLDSSDILVGLDTKLKEIDLHLDTSANDVRFVGIWGMGGMGKTTLARLVHETISHSFEGSSFLANVREVYATHGLVPLQKQLLSNILGETNIQVYDAYSGFTMIKRCLCNKKVLLILDDVDQSDQLEMLIREKDCFGLGSRIIITTRDERLFVDHGIEKVYKVMPLTQDEALYLFSRKAFRKDDLEEDYLELSKNFINYAGGLPLALKTLGSFLYKRSRDEWKSALDKLKQAPDRKIFQILKISYDGLEEMQKKIFLDVACFHKLYDKEEVIEILDSCGFVGTRIVIHVLIEKSLLSISNTHLSIHDLIQEMAWEIVRQESFDEPGGRSRLWLHSDIIHVLTNNTGTEAIESIVLCLREFEAAHWNPEAFSKMCKLKLLKINNLSLSLGPKYLPNSLRFLEWSWYPSKCLPPSFQPNELAQLSLQQSKIDHLWNGIKYMVKLKSIDLSYSQNLTRTPDFTGTQNLERLVFEGCTNLVKIHPSIASLKRLRVLNFKNCKSIKSLPSEVELESLETFDLSGCSKVKKIPEFVGEMKNFSKLSLSFTAVEQMPSSNIHSMASLKEIDMSGISMRDPPSSLVPVKNIELPRSWHSFFSFGLLPRKDPHPVSLVLASLKDLRFLKCLNLNDCNLCEGAIPEDIGLLSSLERLNLGGNHFVSLPEGISGLSKLRSFTLKNCKRLQILPSLPSNGPRCFSVSTDNCTSLKIFPYPPPMCNGGSHTWISSFNCFSLIDHQGSSSIIFLTLKKFLQEIPRSLSIFGIVIPGSEIPEWFNNQNVGDSVIETLPSQDSNSKWVGFAFCALFLPAQEISATGTRHYLIDFRCLYDLNTLAGPVYVMGTDDVVLSDHLWLFLLSRHHFFREPSGRHGAYWREKCRDHKIRFHFEARSSQGEKTWVKVKKCGVRALYEQDAEELNRTMKQYSNRKDSFYEDVTDCDFDKSDKVQGVITKRTREQYCNETGPSGVGRLGKESLCKRMKED is encoded by the exons ATGGCATTGAGCAGCCAAAGGGCCTTCACTTCAGCTACTGCAGTTTGTTCATGGAAATACGAAGTGTTTTTGAGTTTCAGGGGTGAAGACACTCGCAGGGGTTTTACAGACTATTTATACAAACAGTTGGACTGGCGAGGAATTAGAACTTTCAGGGATGATCCAGATCTTCAAAGAGGGGCAGATATCAATCCGGAGCTTCTGACCGCGATTGAACAATCAAGGTTTGCAATCATAGTTCTTTCAACAAACTATGCTTCGTCAAGTTGGTGTTTGCGTGAACTAACCCATATTGTTCAGTCCAtgaaagagaaggagagaatTTTCCCAATCTTTTATGATGTGGATCCCTCTGATGTACGGCATCAACGGGGGAGTTTTGGGACAGCCCTCGTTAACCATGAAAGGAATTGTGGTGAAGACAGAGAGGAGGTGCTTGAGTGGAGAAatgctttaaaaaaagttgctaATCTCGCTGGGTGGAATTCAAAGGATTATAG GTATGATACAGAGCTTATCACAAAAATTGTTGATGCAGTGTGGGATAAAGTGCATCACACATTTTCATTGTTAGATTCCTCAGACATATTAGTCGGACTTGATACTAAACTAAAGGAAATAGATCTGCATTTAGATACAAGCGCAAATGATGTGCGCTTTGTGGGGATATGGGGGATGGGCGGAATGGGTAAGACAACCCTAGCTAGATTAGTTCATGAGACAATTTCTCATAGTTTTGAAGGTAGCAGCTTTCTTGCAAATGTCAGAGAGGTTTATGCAACACATGGTCTAGTTCCTTTACAGAAACAGCTTCTTTCCAATATCTTGGGGGAAACAAATATACAAGTTTATGATGCTTATAGTGGATTTACTATGATAAAGAGGTGTCTATGTAATAAAAAGGTTCTTCTCATTCTTGATGATGTGGATCAATCAGACCAACTGGAAATGTTGATCAGAGAAAAAGACTGCTTTGGTTTGGGAAGTAGAATCATCATTACAACTAGAGATGAACGTTTGTTCGTCGATCATGGGATAGAGAAAGTATATAAGGTCATGCCATTAACCCAAGACGAAGCTCTTTATCTCTTTAGTAGGAAGGCCTTTAGAAAAGATGACCTTGAAGAAGATTATCTAGAACTGtctaaaaatttcataaactaCGCAGGAGGTCTTCCATTAGCTCTTAAAACTTTGGGGtcttttttgtataaaagaaGTCGAGATGAATGGAAGAGTGCACTAGATAAACTGAAGCAAGCTCCTGACAGaaaaatttttcaaattttgaaaataagctATGATGGACTAGAGGAGATGCAGAAGAAAATTTTTCTTGATGTTGCATGTTTCCATAAGCTTTATGACAAGGAAGAAGTGATTGAAATACTAGACAGTTGTGGTTTTGTTGGCACTCGTATTGTGATACATGTTCTTATTGAGAAATCTCTCTTGTCTATTTCAAACACGCATCTGTCCATTCATGATTTGATACAAGAAATGGCATGGGAGATTGTTCGTCAAGAGTCTTTTGACGAGCCAGGTGGTCGCAGTCGCTTGTGGCTTCACAGTGACATCATTCATGTACTCACGAACAATACG GGAACGGAAGCCATTGAAAGCATAGTCCTATGCTTGCGTGAATTTGAAGCGGCACACTGGAATCCTGAAGCATTCTCTAAGATGTGTAAACTAAAGTTGCTCAAGATTAATAATTTGAGCCTTTCTTTGGGCCCAAAGTATCTTCCCAATTCCTTAAGGTTTCTGGAGTGGAGTTGGTATCCCTCCAAATGTCTGCCCCCAAGTTTTCAACCTAATGAACTTGCTCAACTTAGTCTGCAGCAGAGCAAAATTGATCACCTTTGGAATGGAATAAAG TACATGGTGAAGTTGAAATCTATTGATCTTAGTTACTCCCAGAACTTGACAAGGACCCCAGATTTCACAGGTACACAGAACCTTGAGAGGCTGGTTTTTGAAGGTTGTACTAATCTTGTTAAGATTCATCCATCCATTGCCTCTCTCAAAAGACTaagagttttgaattttaaaaactgtAAAAGCATTAAGAGTCTCCCAAGCGAAGTAGAACTGGAATCTCTTGAAACATTTGATCTTTCTGGGTgctcaaaagtgaaaaagattcCAGAATTTGTGGGAGAAATGAAGAATTTTTCGAAGCTTTCTTTAAGCTTCACTGCTGTTGAGCAAATGCCCTCATCAAATATACATTCCATGGCGAGTTTGAAGGAGATTGATATGAGTGGAATTTCTATGAGAGATCCCCCATCTTCCCTGGTTCCAGTGAAAAATATCGAACTGCCTAGATCATGGCATTCTTTCTTCAGTTTTGGCTTACTTCCAAGAAAGGATCCCCACCCTGTGAGTCTGGTGTTAGCTTCCTTAAAAGATTTACGCTTTTTGAAGTGTCTAAATCTGAATGACTGCAATCTTTGTGAAGGAGCAATACCTGAAGATATTGGTTTATTGTCCTCTTTAGAAAGATTAAATCTTGGTGGAAACCATTTTGTTAGCCTTCCTGAAGGCATCAGTGGGCTTTCTAAGCTTAGGAGCTTCACACTGAAGAATTGCAAAAGGCTTCAAATATTGCCAAGCCTTCCATCAAACGGACCACGATGTTTTTCTGTAAGCACTGATAATTGTACATCCTTGAAAATATTCCCATATCCACCACCGATGTGCAATGGTGGAAGTCACACTTGGATTAGTTCTTTCAATTGCTTCAGTTTGATTGACCATCAAGGTTCCAGTTCCATAATATTTTTAACGCTGAAGAAATTCCTTCAG GAAATTCCTCGTTCTTTGAGCATCTTCGGTATTGTAATTCCTGGAAGTGAAATTCCTGAGTGGTTCAATAATCAAAATGTGGGAGACTCTGTAATTGAGACACTACCTTCTCAAGATTCTAATAGCAAGTGGGTGGGGTTTGCTTTTTGTGCTCTATTTTTACCTGCTCAAGAAATTTCAGCTACTGGTACGAGACATTATTTAATCGATTTTCGTTGCCTTTATGATTTAAACACCCTTGCGGGCCCGGTTTATGTTATGGGCACAGACGACGTAGTGTTGTCCGATCACCTTTGGTTGTTCCTCCTGTCTAGGCACCATTTCTTTAGGGAACCAAGCGGGAGACATGGGGCCTATTGGAGGGAGAAATGCCGCGATCATAAGATTCGGTTTCATTTCGAAGCAAGATCTAGTCAAGGAGAGAAGACATGGGTGAAGGTGAAGAAGTGTGGAGTCCGCGCACTGTACGAACAAGACGCGGAAGAGCTCAACCGAACAATGAAACAATATTCCAACAGAAAGGATTCTTTTTATGAGGACGTTACAGATTGTGATTTTGACAAATCAGACAAGGTACAAGGTGTCATCACTAAGCGAACACGTGAACAGTACTGTAATGAGACAGGACCAAGCGGTGTTGGTCGCTTGGGCAAAGAATCACTCTGCAAAAGAATGAAAGAAGACTAA
- the LOC18766911 gene encoding TMV resistance protein N isoform X2: protein MALSSQRAFTSATAVCSWKYEVFLSFRGEDTRRGFTDYLYKQLDWRGIRTFRDDPDLQRGADINPELLTAIEQSRFAIIVLSTNYASSSWCLRELTHIVQSMKEKERIFPIFYDVDPSDVRHQRGSFGTALVNHERNCGEDREEVLEWRNALKKVANLAGWNSKDYRYDTELITKIVDAVWDKVHHTFSLLDSSDILVGLDTKLKEIDLHLDTSANDVRFVGIWGMGGMGKTTLARLVHETISHSFEGSSFLANVREVYATHGLVPLQKQLLSNILGETNIQVYDAYSGFTMIKRCLCNKKVLLILDDVDQSDQLEMLIREKDCFGLGSRIIITTRDERLFVDHGIEKVYKVMPLTQDEALYLFSRKAFRKDDLEEDYLELSKNFINYAGGLPLALKTLGSFLYKRSRDEWKSALDKLKQAPDRKIFQILKISYDGLEEMQKKIFLDVACFHKLYDKEEVIEILDSCGFVGTRIVIHVLIEKSLLSISNTHLSIHDLIQEMAWEIVRQESFDEPGGRSRLWLHSDIIHVLTNNTGTEAIESIVLCLREFEAAHWNPEAFSKMCKLKLLKINNLSLSLGPKYLPNSLRFLEWSWYPSKCLPPSFQPNELAQLSLQQSKIDHLWNGIKYMVKLKSIDLSYSQNLTRTPDFTGTQNLERLVFEGCTNLVKIHPSIASLKRLRVLNFKNCKSIKSLPSEVELESLETFDLSGCSKVKKIPEFVGEMKNFSKLSLSFTAVEQMPSSNIHSMASLKEIDMSGISMRDPPSSLVPVKNIELPRSWHSFFSFGLLPRKDPHPVSLVLASLKDLRFLKCLNLNDCNLCEGAIPEDIGLLSSLERLNLGGNHFVSLPEGISGLSKLRSFTLKNCKRLQILPSLPSNGPRCFSVSTDNCTSLKIFPYPPPMCNGGSHTWISSFNCFSLIDHQGSSSIIFLTLKKFLQEIPRSLSIFGIVIPGSEIPEWFNNQNVGDSVIETLPSQDSNSKWVGFAFCALFLPAQEISATGTISLGNQAGDMGPIGGRNAAIIRFGFISKQDLVKERRHG, encoded by the exons ATGGCATTGAGCAGCCAAAGGGCCTTCACTTCAGCTACTGCAGTTTGTTCATGGAAATACGAAGTGTTTTTGAGTTTCAGGGGTGAAGACACTCGCAGGGGTTTTACAGACTATTTATACAAACAGTTGGACTGGCGAGGAATTAGAACTTTCAGGGATGATCCAGATCTTCAAAGAGGGGCAGATATCAATCCGGAGCTTCTGACCGCGATTGAACAATCAAGGTTTGCAATCATAGTTCTTTCAACAAACTATGCTTCGTCAAGTTGGTGTTTGCGTGAACTAACCCATATTGTTCAGTCCAtgaaagagaaggagagaatTTTCCCAATCTTTTATGATGTGGATCCCTCTGATGTACGGCATCAACGGGGGAGTTTTGGGACAGCCCTCGTTAACCATGAAAGGAATTGTGGTGAAGACAGAGAGGAGGTGCTTGAGTGGAGAAatgctttaaaaaaagttgctaATCTCGCTGGGTGGAATTCAAAGGATTATAG GTATGATACAGAGCTTATCACAAAAATTGTTGATGCAGTGTGGGATAAAGTGCATCACACATTTTCATTGTTAGATTCCTCAGACATATTAGTCGGACTTGATACTAAACTAAAGGAAATAGATCTGCATTTAGATACAAGCGCAAATGATGTGCGCTTTGTGGGGATATGGGGGATGGGCGGAATGGGTAAGACAACCCTAGCTAGATTAGTTCATGAGACAATTTCTCATAGTTTTGAAGGTAGCAGCTTTCTTGCAAATGTCAGAGAGGTTTATGCAACACATGGTCTAGTTCCTTTACAGAAACAGCTTCTTTCCAATATCTTGGGGGAAACAAATATACAAGTTTATGATGCTTATAGTGGATTTACTATGATAAAGAGGTGTCTATGTAATAAAAAGGTTCTTCTCATTCTTGATGATGTGGATCAATCAGACCAACTGGAAATGTTGATCAGAGAAAAAGACTGCTTTGGTTTGGGAAGTAGAATCATCATTACAACTAGAGATGAACGTTTGTTCGTCGATCATGGGATAGAGAAAGTATATAAGGTCATGCCATTAACCCAAGACGAAGCTCTTTATCTCTTTAGTAGGAAGGCCTTTAGAAAAGATGACCTTGAAGAAGATTATCTAGAACTGtctaaaaatttcataaactaCGCAGGAGGTCTTCCATTAGCTCTTAAAACTTTGGGGtcttttttgtataaaagaaGTCGAGATGAATGGAAGAGTGCACTAGATAAACTGAAGCAAGCTCCTGACAGaaaaatttttcaaattttgaaaataagctATGATGGACTAGAGGAGATGCAGAAGAAAATTTTTCTTGATGTTGCATGTTTCCATAAGCTTTATGACAAGGAAGAAGTGATTGAAATACTAGACAGTTGTGGTTTTGTTGGCACTCGTATTGTGATACATGTTCTTATTGAGAAATCTCTCTTGTCTATTTCAAACACGCATCTGTCCATTCATGATTTGATACAAGAAATGGCATGGGAGATTGTTCGTCAAGAGTCTTTTGACGAGCCAGGTGGTCGCAGTCGCTTGTGGCTTCACAGTGACATCATTCATGTACTCACGAACAATACG GGAACGGAAGCCATTGAAAGCATAGTCCTATGCTTGCGTGAATTTGAAGCGGCACACTGGAATCCTGAAGCATTCTCTAAGATGTGTAAACTAAAGTTGCTCAAGATTAATAATTTGAGCCTTTCTTTGGGCCCAAAGTATCTTCCCAATTCCTTAAGGTTTCTGGAGTGGAGTTGGTATCCCTCCAAATGTCTGCCCCCAAGTTTTCAACCTAATGAACTTGCTCAACTTAGTCTGCAGCAGAGCAAAATTGATCACCTTTGGAATGGAATAAAG TACATGGTGAAGTTGAAATCTATTGATCTTAGTTACTCCCAGAACTTGACAAGGACCCCAGATTTCACAGGTACACAGAACCTTGAGAGGCTGGTTTTTGAAGGTTGTACTAATCTTGTTAAGATTCATCCATCCATTGCCTCTCTCAAAAGACTaagagttttgaattttaaaaactgtAAAAGCATTAAGAGTCTCCCAAGCGAAGTAGAACTGGAATCTCTTGAAACATTTGATCTTTCTGGGTgctcaaaagtgaaaaagattcCAGAATTTGTGGGAGAAATGAAGAATTTTTCGAAGCTTTCTTTAAGCTTCACTGCTGTTGAGCAAATGCCCTCATCAAATATACATTCCATGGCGAGTTTGAAGGAGATTGATATGAGTGGAATTTCTATGAGAGATCCCCCATCTTCCCTGGTTCCAGTGAAAAATATCGAACTGCCTAGATCATGGCATTCTTTCTTCAGTTTTGGCTTACTTCCAAGAAAGGATCCCCACCCTGTGAGTCTGGTGTTAGCTTCCTTAAAAGATTTACGCTTTTTGAAGTGTCTAAATCTGAATGACTGCAATCTTTGTGAAGGAGCAATACCTGAAGATATTGGTTTATTGTCCTCTTTAGAAAGATTAAATCTTGGTGGAAACCATTTTGTTAGCCTTCCTGAAGGCATCAGTGGGCTTTCTAAGCTTAGGAGCTTCACACTGAAGAATTGCAAAAGGCTTCAAATATTGCCAAGCCTTCCATCAAACGGACCACGATGTTTTTCTGTAAGCACTGATAATTGTACATCCTTGAAAATATTCCCATATCCACCACCGATGTGCAATGGTGGAAGTCACACTTGGATTAGTTCTTTCAATTGCTTCAGTTTGATTGACCATCAAGGTTCCAGTTCCATAATATTTTTAACGCTGAAGAAATTCCTTCAG GAAATTCCTCGTTCTTTGAGCATCTTCGGTATTGTAATTCCTGGAAGTGAAATTCCTGAGTGGTTCAATAATCAAAATGTGGGAGACTCTGTAATTGAGACACTACCTTCTCAAGATTCTAATAGCAAGTGGGTGGGGTTTGCTTTTTGTGCTCTATTTTTACCTGCTCAAGAAATTTCAGCTACTG GCACCATTTCTTTAGGGAACCAAGCGGGAGACATGGGGCCTATTGGAGGGAGAAATGCCGCGATCATAAGATTCGGTTTCATTTCGAAGCAAGATCTAGTCAAGGAGAGAAGACATGGGTGA